The following are from one region of the Rattus rattus isolate New Zealand chromosome 13, Rrattus_CSIRO_v1, whole genome shotgun sequence genome:
- the Lrp2bp gene encoding LRP2-binding protein, whose protein sequence is MSSIVARKDNDPYCGNGMKLTSEKLPKNPFSVSQYAAKQQKFFQWKKEKPDYYRHANLVDTALQFLKERIRKGDGMAYFLRGQLYFEEGWYEEALAQFEEIQEKDHQAIYQLGVMYYDGLGTIADAEKGVGYMKKILDSSCPHTMHLKFAAAYNLGRAYFEGKGVKQSDEEAERLWLYAADNGNPKASVKAQSILGLFYSMKEPKDLEKAFFWHSEACGNGNLESQGALGLMYFYGQGIRQDTDAALHCLREAAERGNVYAQGILVEYYYKMKFFTKCVSFSKRIADYDEVHDIPMIAHVTDCLPEFISKGMAMASFYYARCLQLGLGITKDEASAKHYYSKACRLNPTLADELHSLLIHQRI, encoded by the exons atgAGCAGTATTGTAGCCAGAAAAGATAAT GATCCATATTGTGGAAACGGGATGAAACTGACCAGTGAGAAGTTGCCCAAAAACCCTTTCTCTGTATCTCAGTATGCTGCTAAACAACAAAAATTCTtccaatggaagaaggaaaagcctG ATTATTACCGCCATGCTAATTTGGTGGATACAGCACTGCAGTTCCTGAAAGAAAGGATAAGAAAAGGGGATGGTATGGCATATTTTCTAAGAGGCCAACTCTATTTTGAAGAG GGCTGGTACGAAGAAGCCTTAGCACAATTTGAAGAAATCCAGGAGAAAGACCATCAGGCAATTTATCAGCTAGGAGTGATGTATTATGATGGGTTGGGGACCATCGCAGATGCT GAAAAAGGAGTGGGCTATATGAAGAAAATCCTTGATTCTTCATGCCCCCACACAATGCACTTGAAATTTGCTGCTGCTTACAACCTCGGAAGAGCTTATTTTGAAGGAAAAGGCGTGAAGCAATCCGACGAGGAAGCGGAGAG ACTGTGGCTTTACGCTGCTGACAATGGGAACCCAAAAGCTAGTGTGAAGGCACAGAGTATCCTAGGATTGTTTTATTCAATGAAAGAGCCCAAAGACTTGGAAAAG GCATTTTTCTGGCATTCGGAAGCTTGTGGCAATGGAAATCTGGAGTCCCAGGGTGCACTTGGTCTCATGTACTTTTACGGACAGGGAATCCGCCAAGACACTGACGCCGCCCTGCACTGCTTACGGGAAGCAGCTGAACGAGGGAATGTCTATGCCCAGGGGATTCTTGTGGAGTACTACTACAAGATGAAGTTCTTTACCAAGTGTGTTTCGTTTTCCAAAAG GATAGCAGACTATGATGAGGTTCACGACATCCCCATGATAGCCCATGTCACAGACTGTCTCCCAGAGTTTATCAGCAAAGGCATGGCCATGGCGTCTTTCTACTATGCGCGGTGTCTCCAGCTTGGCTTGGGCATTACAAAAGACGAAGCATCTGCCAAGCACTATTATTCTAAA GCTTGCCGTCTGAACCCTACACTGGCAGATGAACTTCACTCCTTACTTATTCACCAGAGAATTTAG